In a single window of the Anaerotruncus rubiinfantis genome:
- a CDS encoding ABC transporter ATP-binding protein: MAVSIKIKNVMKKYEKNIVIHDLSAEIAGGELFTLLGPSGCGKTTLLRMIAGFNSVEAGTIAFDDQVINDIPVHKRNFGMVFQNYAIFPNMTVFRNIEYGLKNKKLEKAKIQQRVEEIMETVQITPYRDRYPDKLSGGQQQRVALARAIVVRPQVLLMDEPLSNLDAKLRIEMREAIREIQKKIGITTVYVTHDQEEALAISDRIAVMNKGDIQQIDIPEQIYSRPYNTFVADFIGHSNHFAGTVLSQRDGMTAIRLQTGLEIQAAGLVPLKKGEEILVYVRPEEFIFTEPGQGMKGTVTVKRFLGKYIDYHVDLGTGAPVEVTADTSSAQRIYAVGEEVSLTVNVRRINFFSKDSQLTLVEGVESHV, translated from the coding sequence ATGGCGGTATCCATCAAAATCAAGAATGTGATGAAAAAATACGAGAAGAACATCGTGATCCACGACCTTTCGGCCGAGATTGCGGGCGGGGAGCTGTTCACACTGCTCGGGCCTTCCGGATGCGGCAAGACGACCCTTCTGCGGATGATCGCGGGGTTCAACTCGGTGGAGGCCGGTACGATTGCGTTCGACGACCAGGTCATCAACGACATCCCGGTCCATAAGCGCAACTTCGGCATGGTGTTCCAGAACTATGCGATCTTTCCGAACATGACTGTTTTCCGCAACATCGAATACGGACTCAAAAATAAAAAGCTTGAGAAGGCCAAAATCCAACAGCGGGTTGAGGAGATCATGGAGACCGTGCAGATCACCCCTTACCGTGACCGCTATCCCGATAAGCTCTCCGGCGGCCAGCAGCAGCGCGTGGCGCTCGCGCGCGCCATCGTCGTGCGCCCGCAGGTGCTCTTGATGGACGAACCCCTCTCAAACCTCGATGCGAAACTGCGTATCGAGATGCGGGAGGCGATCCGCGAAATCCAGAAGAAGATCGGGATCACAACCGTCTACGTCACCCACGACCAGGAGGAAGCGCTTGCCATTTCAGACCGGATCGCGGTTATGAATAAGGGTGATATCCAGCAGATCGACATCCCGGAGCAGATCTACTCGCGGCCCTACAACACCTTTGTCGCGGACTTCATCGGCCATTCGAACCACTTTGCCGGGACGGTCCTCTCCCAGCGGGACGGCATGACCGCCATCCGCCTGCAGACCGGCCTGGAAATCCAGGCGGCCGGCCTTGTTCCGCTGAAAAAGGGAGAGGAGATCCTCGTCTACGTGCGGCCGGAGGAGTTCATCTTCACCGAGCCGGGCCAGGGGATGAAGGGCACCGTCACGGTCAAGCGCTTTTTGGGCAAATACATAGACTACCATGTCGACCTTGGCACCGGCGCTCCGGTCGAGGTCACCGCGGACACCAGCAGTGCTCAGCGCATCTACGCGGTGGGCGAGGAGGTGTCCCTCACCGTCAACGTCAGACGGATCAACTTCTTCTCCAAGGACTCCCAGCTGACCCTGGTGGAAGGGGTGGAAAGCCATGTTTAA
- a CDS encoding xylulokinase codes for MDYILAYDFGTSGVKAALVDFDGNLLGDAERGYPLLTGPNGFAEQDPADYWKAVCAATKAVVKKVGIAGEDVVGMSFSTQGLGIIPIDAQGNILHNNISWIDSRARKQADEINEKMGSQEFGATDVIPKYLWIKQNMPELYEKTAYFLDCTGYLNFMATGVICIDYSGKAPYHSHPEVAAHRLKQYEAAGLDTAKCPPLIPCTGFVGNLTEKAARELGVTTRVEVYMGVVDVTCAALGAGCCKEGDAHVYLGTSSWLTAIIGYDRLENTGPGIWQLHCCDPTKQIYGGCIQSACMALNWAIDQFYHMEKILCETEKMDYFTRQNIFALVDREVDQVPAGSEGLLATPWLMGEGCPISDEKAKATFIGASTVHTRRHFLRAVMESICYSLRMEMDDYKQDVGRSLTKVNAIGGGAQSDPWLQMMADVLGVPVTRTKNCRHSGAIGSAAIVCIGMGVYKMEEIDRFVQLERTFEPRKEQVAVYNKQYKIWKKLHPALKEIFAELY; via the coding sequence ATGGATTATATTCTGGCATATGATTTCGGAACCAGCGGCGTAAAAGCTGCGTTGGTCGATTTTGATGGAAACCTTCTCGGGGACGCGGAACGCGGATACCCGCTGCTCACCGGCCCCAACGGTTTTGCCGAGCAGGATCCGGCGGATTACTGGAAGGCTGTCTGCGCGGCGACAAAAGCGGTCGTCAAAAAAGTGGGAATTGCTGGAGAGGACGTTGTCGGGATGTCTTTCAGCACGCAGGGGCTTGGCATCATCCCCATCGACGCGCAGGGCAATATTCTGCACAACAATATCTCCTGGATCGACAGCCGCGCGCGCAAGCAAGCGGATGAGATCAATGAAAAGATGGGCTCCCAAGAGTTTGGAGCTACCGACGTTATCCCGAAGTATCTGTGGATAAAACAGAATATGCCCGAACTCTATGAAAAAACCGCCTATTTCCTGGACTGCACGGGATATCTGAACTTTATGGCGACTGGCGTAATCTGCATCGATTATTCCGGTAAAGCGCCCTATCATTCCCATCCGGAGGTCGCCGCGCATCGCCTAAAGCAGTATGAGGCCGCTGGCCTGGACACCGCAAAATGCCCTCCGCTGATTCCCTGCACCGGCTTTGTTGGGAATCTGACTGAAAAAGCGGCAAGGGAACTCGGTGTTACGACAAGGGTCGAGGTTTATATGGGCGTCGTAGACGTAACCTGCGCCGCGCTGGGCGCCGGCTGCTGTAAGGAAGGGGACGCGCACGTCTATCTCGGGACCTCCAGCTGGCTGACCGCAATCATCGGCTATGACCGTCTGGAAAACACCGGGCCTGGAATATGGCAGCTGCATTGCTGTGACCCGACCAAACAGATTTACGGCGGCTGCATCCAGTCCGCCTGCATGGCGCTCAACTGGGCGATTGACCAGTTCTATCATATGGAAAAGATTCTCTGCGAGACGGAAAAGATGGATTATTTTACCCGGCAGAACATTTTTGCGCTGGTTGACCGCGAGGTGGACCAGGTTCCCGCCGGGTCGGAAGGCCTGCTCGCCACCCCCTGGCTGATGGGCGAAGGCTGTCCCATCAGCGATGAGAAGGCAAAAGCCACCTTTATCGGTGCCTCGACTGTCCATACCCGGAGGCATTTCCTGCGGGCGGTCATGGAATCGATCTGTTACAGCCTTCGGATGGAAATGGATGATTATAAACAGGACGTCGGCAGGAGCCTGACGAAGGTCAATGCCATCGGTGGAGGCGCGCAGTCCGACCCCTGGCTGCAAATGATGGCGGACGTTTTGGGCGTTCCGGTCACGCGCACCAAAAATTGCAGGCATTCCGGCGCCATTGGTTCGGCCGCGATCGTCTGCATCGGCATGGGCGTATATAAAATGGAGGAAATTGACCGGTTTGTACAGCTGGAACGCACCTTTGAACCTCGTAAAGAACAGGTGGCTGTTTACAACAAACAATATAAAATATGGAAAAAGCTCCATCCGGCGCTGAAGGAGATTTTTGCGGAATTGTATTAA
- a CDS encoding HAD family hydrolase: protein MDREIFPGYRANHQRLVCIDSDGCMFDTMEIKHKECFCPATIQVWGLQPIAKYVREAWEFCNLYSKDRGRSRFHELILIFDLLAERDEVKQYRFTLPDITSFRNWVKTAPVLNNAGLKEHPDDPVLARALAWSLESNRRIEEMVHGIPPFPNARESVQRLSGEADIAIVSATPREALEREWSEHGLLAHVHQLCAQEDGSKKECIGALKGYYPAGNVLMIGDALGDLEAAKANGSLFYPIRPNREIDSWRIFREEAMQRFLEGSYAGAYEAELIENFQSGLSDVPPWKR from the coding sequence ATGGATCGGGAAATTTTCCCCGGCTATCGGGCTAACCATCAGCGGCTGGTCTGCATCGATTCGGACGGCTGTATGTTCGACACGATGGAAATCAAGCACAAGGAGTGCTTCTGCCCGGCGACTATCCAGGTCTGGGGCCTTCAGCCGATCGCAAAATATGTGCGCGAGGCGTGGGAGTTCTGCAACCTCTATTCAAAGGATCGCGGACGCTCCCGCTTCCACGAATTGATCCTGATCTTCGATCTGCTGGCCGAACGGGACGAAGTGAAGCAGTACCGCTTTACCCTGCCCGATATTACATCTTTTCGCAATTGGGTGAAGACTGCCCCGGTGCTCAATAACGCAGGGCTCAAGGAACATCCGGACGACCCGGTGCTGGCGCGCGCGCTTGCGTGGTCGCTCGAATCCAACCGCCGGATCGAAGAGATGGTTCACGGCATACCCCCTTTCCCAAACGCACGGGAAAGCGTGCAGCGCCTTTCTGGGGAGGCGGACATCGCAATCGTATCGGCAACCCCGCGCGAGGCGTTGGAGCGGGAATGGTCGGAACATGGGCTGCTCGCTCACGTCCATCAGCTCTGCGCGCAGGAGGATGGCTCCAAAAAGGAGTGCATCGGAGCATTGAAGGGCTACTACCCGGCCGGAAACGTACTGATGATCGGGGACGCGCTCGGCGATCTGGAGGCGGCAAAGGCCAACGGGTCGCTCTTCTATCCGATCCGGCCGAATCGGGAGATCGACTCCTGGCGAATCTTCCGCGAAGAAGCGATGCAGCGCTTTTTGGAAGGCAGCTATGCCGGCGCGTATGAAGCAGAGCTGATTGAGAACTTCCAAAGCGGGCTTTCCGATGTCCCGCCCTGGAAGCGGTGA
- a CDS encoding alpha/beta hydrolase family protein: MFTNVEVVVAGRTIRGTVMTPDGNGPFPTVCFYHGFSVDRVGMDRLHFLFSKRCVEEGFACVRFDFYGCGESDGDFREKRVSFELEQTLAIYDWTAAQPFADPEQMFMVGHSLGGILCSMAAPLRQPKAISLWSPGLTAYYDISARIHAVPTRYKQAYSVGGLLLSAEFLTELRGMDIIGRSKGYRNKVLLVHGELDEKVPVYVVGPYADLYGEQMQVKIVEGANHQFSNWNWKQQVYDTSIAFLKSQL, encoded by the coding sequence ATGTTTACAAATGTTGAGGTGGTGGTTGCGGGCAGGACCATCCGCGGCACCGTGATGACCCCTGACGGGAATGGCCCGTTCCCAACCGTCTGTTTTTATCACGGCTTTTCAGTTGACCGGGTAGGGATGGACCGGCTACATTTCCTCTTCTCCAAACGCTGCGTGGAAGAAGGGTTTGCCTGCGTGCGGTTCGACTTTTACGGCTGCGGCGAGAGCGACGGGGATTTTCGGGAGAAACGGGTCAGCTTTGAGCTGGAGCAGACGCTTGCCATCTATGACTGGACAGCGGCTCAGCCGTTTGCCGACCCTGAACAGATGTTTATGGTCGGACACAGCCTGGGCGGCATCCTGTGCAGCATGGCGGCACCGCTGCGCCAGCCGAAGGCAATCTCTCTCTGGTCGCCCGGCCTGACCGCCTACTATGACATCAGCGCCCGCATCCATGCGGTGCCTACCCGCTATAAGCAGGCCTATTCGGTGGGTGGACTGCTGCTTTCGGCCGAGTTCCTCACCGAGCTGCGGGGGATGGACATCATTGGAAGATCTAAAGGCTACCGAAACAAGGTGCTGCTGGTACATGGCGAACTGGACGAGAAGGTTCCCGTCTATGTTGTGGGCCCTTACGCCGACCTGTACGGTGAACAGATGCAGGTGAAGATTGTGGAGGGAGCGAATCATCAGTTCAGCAATTGGAACTGGAAACAGCAGGTCTACGACACATCCATCGCCTTCTTAAAATCACAGCTTTAA
- a CDS encoding extracellular solute-binding protein, producing the protein MPTIKDIAKAAGVSHGTVSNVLNRRGGVSYEKIRLVEQTAKAMGYAIDEKASQLRRGDTRTLAVILPSLSERRYADLYTGILRHAQERGYSVRLFFTDDLPYLERRIITEALALKVCGILTVSCLDDHGKDYHPVLSRKVPLIFLERPALEECLCSYSFDMEQASRMALGELDGGDICLVTGEAHFRDQAALRGALCAQLDGLAGALYENQRGGQSPAVHLLLQRETPPRCVICSNEELAEKVLRIYAEGGIHPPVIVTLSSLRPAPSALYHNVTLNYRMLGHEAVGALAAQIEQGQPPISRIFPVSGCTRPFSGPALLRTRTLHVLTHRTPGAEALERLLPRFTGQWGIPVKLHFLSLSEVIEHVTRPSGQPWDVVRLDPSSLCYLAPRYLYPLDQIDRNAAALLRQFLPNLQNDYSVISGRLYALPFDISVQMLFYQRTLFEDAGEMRAFYEATGRTLGIPASYEELDRICRFFSRKLRPESRVQYGSSLAPNNPTSTASDYLPRLLAGGGLSYRSNGCLDLTTPAALSALRDYISYTQCANPEPVSSWSEIAENFVAGQAATAILYAHHASNFVRAQRANVGVEIGFAPIPGGCPLLGGGSFGINTKSEQAEEAYAFIRWATGEEIAPEMAMLGGISACRSVYEQREILDTYPWMGALPASMRLGIRKPILSSNEVDYNQRDFEYTLGEHILKAIAGFETPEEALRNTQKTLDAIH; encoded by the coding sequence ATGCCAACCATCAAAGATATCGCGAAAGCCGCCGGCGTGTCCCATGGGACGGTTTCCAACGTCCTAAACCGGCGGGGCGGGGTCAGCTATGAAAAAATCCGCCTGGTCGAGCAGACCGCCAAAGCCATGGGCTACGCGATCGATGAGAAGGCCAGCCAGCTTCGCCGGGGGGACACACGCACCCTCGCGGTGATCCTGCCGTCCCTTTCCGAACGCAGGTACGCCGACCTGTATACCGGGATCCTGCGCCATGCCCAGGAGCGCGGTTATTCGGTGCGGCTTTTTTTCACCGACGACCTGCCCTATCTGGAGCGGCGCATCATTACGGAAGCGTTGGCGCTCAAGGTGTGTGGAATACTGACCGTCTCCTGCCTGGACGACCACGGGAAGGATTACCATCCGGTGCTCTCACGCAAGGTCCCGCTGATCTTTCTCGAGCGGCCTGCGCTGGAGGAATGCCTCTGCTCCTATTCCTTCGACATGGAGCAGGCATCCAGGATGGCGCTTGGGGAATTGGACGGCGGCGACATCTGCCTGGTCACCGGCGAGGCGCATTTCCGCGACCAGGCGGCGCTGCGCGGGGCGCTCTGCGCGCAATTGGACGGCCTCGCGGGGGCGCTGTACGAAAACCAGCGCGGCGGGCAGTCCCCCGCCGTGCACCTGCTGCTGCAGCGGGAGACGCCGCCGCGCTGCGTGATCTGTTCCAACGAGGAGCTTGCCGAAAAGGTACTGCGCATCTATGCCGAGGGCGGGATACACCCTCCTGTCATTGTCACGCTCTCCTCCCTGCGGCCGGCCCCCAGCGCTCTGTACCACAACGTCACTCTCAATTACCGGATGCTCGGCCACGAGGCGGTGGGCGCGCTGGCCGCGCAAATTGAGCAGGGGCAGCCCCCCATCTCCCGGATCTTCCCGGTATCCGGCTGCACCAGGCCCTTTTCGGGCCCTGCTCTGCTGCGCACCCGAACGCTGCATGTGCTCACTCACCGCACCCCGGGAGCCGAGGCGCTGGAACGCCTGCTGCCGCGCTTCACCGGGCAGTGGGGCATCCCGGTAAAGCTGCATTTTCTCAGCCTTTCTGAAGTGATCGAGCATGTCACCCGGCCCAGCGGGCAGCCATGGGATGTGGTCCGGCTCGATCCCTCCAGCCTCTGCTATTTGGCTCCCCGCTATCTCTACCCTCTTGACCAGATTGACCGGAACGCGGCCGCCCTGCTGCGGCAGTTCCTCCCCAACCTGCAAAACGACTACTCGGTTATCAGCGGCAGGCTTTACGCACTGCCCTTTGATATCAGCGTACAGATGCTCTTCTATCAGCGCACCCTCTTTGAAGACGCCGGCGAGATGCGCGCTTTCTATGAAGCGACCGGCAGGACGCTGGGCATCCCTGCGTCCTATGAAGAGCTCGACCGGATCTGCCGCTTTTTCTCACGAAAACTGCGCCCGGAGTCCCGCGTGCAGTACGGTTCCAGCCTCGCGCCCAACAACCCGACCTCGACCGCGAGCGACTATCTGCCCCGCCTGCTGGCGGGAGGCGGGCTCTCCTACCGGAGCAACGGCTGTCTCGACCTCACCACGCCGGCTGCCCTCTCCGCGCTGCGCGACTATATTTCCTACACACAATGCGCCAATCCCGAGCCGGTGAGCAGCTGGAGCGAAATCGCGGAGAACTTCGTCGCTGGACAGGCCGCTACCGCGATCCTCTATGCCCACCACGCCTCCAATTTTGTACGCGCCCAGCGCGCGAATGTCGGCGTCGAGATCGGTTTCGCGCCCATCCCCGGCGGCTGCCCCCTGTTGGGCGGCGGCTCCTTTGGAATCAACACAAAAAGCGAACAGGCCGAGGAAGCGTACGCCTTTATCCGTTGGGCGACCGGAGAGGAAATCGCACCGGAAATGGCCATGTTAGGCGGCATCTCCGCCTGCCGGAGCGTCTACGAGCAGCGGGAAATCCTTGACACCTATCCCTGGATGGGCGCGCTTCCCGCCAGTATGCGTCTGGGCATCCGCAAGCCCATCCTCTCGTCAAACGAGGTGGACTACAACCAGCGTGATTTCGAATACACGCTGGGTGAGCATATTCTCAAGGCGATCGCCGGATTTGAAACGCCCGAGGAAGCCCTGCGCAACACACAGAAAACCCTGGACGCTATCCATTGA
- a CDS encoding extracellular solute-binding protein yields the protein MRFERRRPVRVRGAFHGRSGRFRSPGTAAPAASAAPAESAAPAEGELQPTDSLVIYTSASATEYELIVKMFNEKYPDIKVEVVSAGTGELTSRINAEKSAPYGDVLIGGGATTYEGIADMLEPYVTTEKDMLFEDFTSPEGLFTPEYINVNSIIVNKTMIEELGVTVEGWESLADPKLKGQVSFASPADSSSALEVLINMLAAMSPSGNLEDGWEFAEKFLANLDGKLASGSSAAYKNVVEGEYPVGLCNEDKTISYMKAGADVFPVYAKEGIALRASCMGIIKGGPNPYNARLLIDFVASKEFQTAAEAEINVRPIRKDVPMTTEGRVATADLVSIPYPKDAKASDIKTKFQDVWTSLG from the coding sequence TTGCGGTTCGAACGACGCCGCCCCGTCCGCGTCCGCGGCGCCTTCCACGGCCGCTCCGGCCGCTTCCGCAGCCCCGGCACGGCCGCTCCGGCCGCTTCCGCAGCCCCGGCCGAATCCGCCGCTCCCGCGGAAGGGGAACTGCAGCCCACCGATAGCCTGGTCATCTACACTTCGGCCAGCGCGACCGAGTATGAGCTGATCGTGAAAATGTTCAACGAAAAGTATCCTGACATTAAGGTCGAGGTCGTCAGCGCCGGAACGGGCGAGTTGACCAGCCGGATCAACGCTGAGAAGAGCGCGCCTTACGGCGACGTCCTCATCGGCGGCGGCGCCACCACCTACGAGGGGATCGCAGACATGCTCGAGCCCTATGTCACGACCGAGAAGGATATGCTCTTCGAGGACTTCACCTCTCCTGAGGGCCTGTTCACCCCCGAGTATATCAACGTCAACAGCATCATCGTCAACAAAACGATGATCGAGGAGCTGGGTGTGACGGTGGAAGGCTGGGAATCCCTGGCCGACCCGAAACTCAAAGGCCAGGTTTCCTTCGCGAGCCCGGCGGATTCTTCCTCCGCGCTTGAGGTCCTCATCAACATGCTCGCGGCCATGTCCCCGTCCGGCAACCTCGAGGACGGCTGGGAGTTCGCGGAAAAATTCCTTGCGAACCTGGACGGCAAGCTGGCGTCCGGCTCCTCCGCCGCTTATAAGAACGTGGTGGAAGGCGAGTATCCGGTCGGGCTCTGCAACGAAGACAAGACCATCTCCTACATGAAAGCCGGCGCGGATGTATTCCCGGTCTATGCCAAAGAAGGCATTGCGCTGCGCGCAAGCTGCATGGGCATCATCAAAGGAGGCCCGAACCCCTACAATGCGCGGCTGCTGATCGACTTCGTCGCTTCCAAGGAGTTCCAGACCGCGGCAGAGGCCGAGATCAACGTCCGCCCGATCCGCAAGGATGTGCCGATGACCACCGAAGGCCGCGTCGCGACGGCGGACCTGGTTTCCATCCCATATCCGAAGGATGCGAAAGCCTCCGACATCAAGACCAAGTTCCAGGACGTCTGGACATCCCTGGGCTGA
- a CDS encoding HAD hydrolase family protein — translation MDIRAILLDFDGTALQKDQTYISFRNKHALDAAMKKGIEVIPSTGRNEDMFPPQIAADERVRYWVTSNGARVVDRKTGEIIYQSLFTPEESAEILRIFEGQGIYSEIAAAGKIYMEKAVCAHLENYPVPPHHVWFLELGRQIELDCMSEYFLEHRIGIEKVNIYGVPEEKQQPILDALEKTGVVDVFEGAGVDIQFFPKRLNRVEALETLFGRLGIGYENVMALGDSTLDAPAIEKSGIGVAMGNASDRVKQLADYVTASSDQDGVAQAIEKFLL, via the coding sequence ATGGACATTCGGGCAATCCTGCTCGATTTTGACGGTACGGCGCTGCAGAAGGACCAGACCTACATATCGTTCCGGAACAAGCACGCGCTGGATGCGGCAATGAAAAAGGGGATCGAGGTGATCCCATCCACCGGTCGCAACGAAGACATGTTCCCCCCGCAGATCGCTGCGGATGAACGGGTCCGCTACTGGGTGACCTCCAACGGCGCGCGGGTCGTGGACCGAAAGACAGGCGAGATAATTTACCAATCGCTGTTCACTCCCGAGGAGTCCGCCGAGATCCTGCGCATTTTTGAGGGCCAGGGGATCTATTCCGAAATCGCGGCCGCGGGCAAAATCTATATGGAGAAAGCGGTCTGCGCGCACCTGGAAAACTATCCGGTGCCCCCGCACCACGTCTGGTTTTTGGAACTGGGCAGGCAGATCGAGCTGGACTGCATGTCGGAGTACTTCCTGGAACACAGGATCGGCATTGAAAAGGTGAATATCTACGGCGTCCCGGAGGAAAAACAGCAGCCGATCCTTGACGCATTGGAGAAAACCGGCGTCGTGGACGTGTTCGAGGGAGCCGGCGTGGACATCCAGTTCTTCCCGAAGCGGCTCAACCGCGTCGAGGCGCTGGAGACCCTTTTCGGACGCCTCGGCATCGGATATGAAAACGTGATGGCGTTGGGCGACAGCACGCTTGACGCGCCGGCCATCGAAAAATCCGGCATCGGCGTGGCCATGGGCAACGCTTCGGACCGGGTGAAGCAGCTCGCCGACTACGTGACCGCCAGCAGCGACCAAGACGGCGTGGCGCAGGCGATCGAAAAATTCCTGCTTTGA
- a CDS encoding ABC transporter permease — protein MFKKGVRFDFWGFVGLLSIVFFGLFLIIPIGRMLLFSLQSTDTIGFTLGNFKTFFARPYYRVALTNSVSVVLCATVLVILIGVPLAYITTSFHIRARRLIDILIVISMLSPPFLGAYSWILMFGRNGLLTNICERFLGLKVPNIYGFGGILLVFVLKLFPYIYMYTKGALKKVDASLGEAAESLGYHGVQKVIKVSLPLILPTILAGGTIVFLRAFADYGTPRLLGEGFNTLPVIVYQEWVSETGTNAYFASAVAMVMMLVAAIVFLVQKWISNRKNYTMSMLNPPQPKQLKGISNILAHGFVYLIVFLATLPQIYIIGISFKNSNGMMWTEGYGLGNYLTVFSKSATSIANTFKFAVTAIVIVIILGTLFAYLTVRRKNLLSKLLDVFIMFPYVIPGTIFGLILLMSYNQGPLVLSGTAAIIIISYVVRRMPYTVRSSAAILRQISPSIDEASTSLGYGSMQTFFNVTMPVMVPGIVSGAILSWITIINELSSTLMLYTGKTQTMTVTIFQEISRGGYGTAAALSTILTLTMITSLLLFFKLTKSEEIDL, from the coding sequence ATGTTTAAAAAGGGCGTCCGCTTCGATTTCTGGGGCTTTGTGGGGCTGTTGTCGATCGTCTTTTTCGGTCTGTTCCTCATCATCCCGATTGGGCGTATGCTCCTGTTCTCTCTGCAGTCGACCGACACAATCGGGTTTACGCTGGGGAACTTCAAGACCTTTTTCGCCCGCCCCTATTACCGCGTGGCGCTCACCAACAGTGTGAGCGTGGTTTTGTGCGCGACCGTCCTGGTCATCCTGATCGGGGTGCCGCTGGCCTATATAACCACCTCGTTCCATATCCGCGCACGGCGTCTGATCGACATCCTGATCGTCATCTCGATGCTGTCCCCGCCGTTTCTGGGCGCGTATTCCTGGATTCTGATGTTCGGGCGCAACGGCTTGCTCACCAATATCTGCGAGCGCTTTTTGGGGCTCAAGGTGCCAAACATCTACGGCTTCGGCGGGATTCTGCTCGTCTTTGTCCTCAAGCTCTTCCCCTACATCTATATGTACACAAAAGGCGCGCTCAAAAAGGTGGACGCCTCGCTTGGGGAAGCGGCCGAGAGCCTCGGTTACCACGGCGTGCAAAAGGTGATCAAGGTGAGTCTCCCGCTCATCCTGCCCACCATCCTTGCGGGCGGAACGATCGTTTTCCTGCGTGCGTTTGCCGACTACGGCACCCCGCGGCTGTTGGGCGAAGGCTTCAACACCCTACCGGTTATCGTCTACCAGGAGTGGGTCAGCGAGACCGGCACCAACGCCTATTTTGCTTCGGCAGTCGCCATGGTCATGATGCTGGTCGCCGCGATTGTCTTTTTGGTGCAGAAATGGATTTCCAACCGCAAAAACTATACGATGAGCATGCTCAATCCTCCGCAGCCCAAGCAGCTCAAGGGAATTTCCAACATTCTGGCCCACGGATTCGTCTATCTCATCGTTTTTCTGGCCACCCTGCCGCAGATCTATATCATCGGGATCTCCTTCAAGAATTCCAACGGCATGATGTGGACAGAGGGGTACGGCCTCGGCAACTATCTGACCGTGTTCAGCAAATCCGCCACCTCGATTGCCAACACCTTTAAATTTGCAGTCACGGCAATCGTAATCGTCATCATACTGGGCACGCTCTTCGCCTACCTGACCGTGCGTAGGAAGAACCTGCTCTCCAAACTGCTGGACGTCTTTATCATGTTCCCATATGTCATCCCGGGCACCATCTTCGGCCTGATCCTGCTGATGAGCTATAACCAGGGCCCGCTGGTGCTCTCCGGCACCGCTGCCATCATCATCATCTCCTATGTGGTGCGCAGGATGCCTTACACGGTGCGTTCGAGCGCTGCCATCCTGCGGCAGATCAGTCCGAGCATCGACGAAGCCTCCACCAGCTTGGGCTACGGATCGATGCAGACCTTCTTCAATGTGACGATGCCGGTGATGGTGCCGGGTATCGTCTCCGGCGCAATCCTTTCCTGGATTACGATTATCAACGAACTGTCGTCCACGTTAATGCTGTATACCGGCAAAACCCAGACGATGACGGTCACGATCTTCCAGGAAATCAGCCGCGGCGGCTACGGTACGGCCGCGGCGCTTTCCACGATCCTTACCCTCACCATGATCACCTCGCTTCTGCTTTTCTTTAAGCTGACCAAATCGGAGGAGATCGATCTTTAG
- a CDS encoding class II aldolase/adducin family protein: MLEALKKEVLYYSQLSYREQLFAGTSGNLSAYDPESGLVVITPSSIAYETMTIADIVVIDLEGNVVEGTRKPSSEWRVHTAVYKHKPEYNAVVHTHAPYATSFAVTHERIPLVLVEMMLFLGGDVPVSDFALNGSDELGDAVVAALKNRFACLMANHGTVAIGKTLERAHISAVYTEDVAKIYSIARANGTVYEIPPEAEAAMRKKYNLPED, translated from the coding sequence ATGTTAGAAGCCTTGAAAAAAGAGGTCCTTTACTATTCCCAGCTCTCCTACCGGGAGCAGCTCTTCGCCGGAACAAGCGGCAACCTCAGCGCGTATGACCCGGAATCCGGACTGGTGGTGATCACTCCCAGCAGCATCGCGTATGAGACCATGACCATTGCGGATATTGTGGTGATCGACCTCGAAGGTAACGTTGTGGAGGGCACTCGCAAGCCGTCCTCTGAATGGCGGGTACATACCGCCGTCTATAAGCATAAACCCGAATACAATGCGGTGGTGCACACGCACGCCCCCTACGCCACCAGCTTTGCCGTCACGCATGAACGGATCCCATTGGTACTTGTGGAAATGATGCTCTTCCTCGGTGGGGATGTGCCGGTTTCAGATTTCGCGCTCAACGGCTCGGACGAACTCGGCGACGCGGTTGTCGCGGCCCTGAAGAACCGTTTCGCCTGTCTGATGGCCAACCATGGCACAGTCGCGATCGGAAAAACCCTTGAACGGGCGCACATTTCGGCCGTTTACACGGAGGATGTCGCAAAAATCTATTCGATCGCCCGCGCAAACGGGACGGTTTATGAAATTCCTCCCGAGGCGGAAGCGGCCATGCGGAAAAAATACAATCTTCCGGAGGATTGA